A single region of the Luteipulveratus halotolerans genome encodes:
- a CDS encoding toprim domain-containing protein, which yields MRPGYAPAEWRALTDHLVQQGATEQEVIAAGLARVNSTGRVNDVFRNRVVMGVRDHADGALVGFTGRDLSDGAHGAPKYLNTPQTAAFDKSRLLLGLAEAPEGAEVTRVEGMMDVAAVNLAGEGKVVGVAPMGTALTDQAAELLAARAVNGRVRSALDNDEAGRKAAEHDVAQLAPYGVSTRQISLAEGDPAEAYQRNRDGLAGQLSVPSSVLPPVGAALLDQELAERPFGNSTERWQAVQAASRHVAAAPRQDQREMVSAAVDAVMRRDPATPRDAAWEHVNAELSADRPGRRWAPGTSWQTLAADLAGDVDAARGEGRTEALEAADREANRAVLEHDRARLHEGRRQQAIAADPADLDPDTRDRVIRDEEYARNQHDGNAIASTSAAADLRATAASLAPAADVDQDQPEDARRTTAPPASRPAERPAVYDRAAGADLSNVDTGTANARRQASAAFSRSTPESVGAARSRAGNRGRKPAKSALSPRRGRNNDLGR from the coding sequence ATGCGGCCCGGGTACGCGCCGGCGGAGTGGCGCGCGCTGACCGATCACCTGGTGCAGCAGGGCGCGACCGAGCAGGAAGTCATCGCCGCCGGCCTGGCGCGGGTGAACTCCACCGGGCGCGTGAACGACGTGTTCCGCAACCGGGTCGTTATGGGCGTGCGCGACCACGCCGACGGCGCGCTGGTCGGGTTCACCGGCCGCGACCTGTCCGACGGCGCGCACGGCGCACCGAAGTACCTCAACACCCCGCAGACGGCCGCGTTCGACAAGAGCCGGCTGCTGCTCGGGCTGGCCGAGGCACCCGAAGGTGCTGAGGTCACCCGAGTGGAGGGGATGATGGACGTCGCCGCGGTCAACCTCGCCGGTGAGGGCAAGGTCGTCGGCGTCGCGCCGATGGGCACCGCCCTGACCGATCAAGCAGCCGAGCTGCTGGCCGCACGCGCGGTCAACGGGCGGGTGCGCTCGGCGCTGGACAACGACGAGGCCGGCCGCAAGGCCGCCGAGCACGACGTGGCCCAGCTCGCGCCGTACGGCGTCTCGACCCGGCAGATCAGCCTCGCCGAGGGCGACCCGGCCGAGGCGTACCAGCGCAACCGGGACGGCCTGGCCGGTCAGCTGAGCGTGCCGTCCAGCGTGCTGCCGCCGGTCGGTGCCGCTCTGCTCGACCAGGAGCTGGCCGAACGACCGTTCGGGAACTCCACGGAGCGGTGGCAGGCAGTCCAGGCCGCATCACGTCACGTCGCCGCCGCGCCGCGCCAGGACCAGCGCGAGATGGTCTCGGCCGCGGTCGATGCCGTGATGCGCCGCGACCCGGCAACGCCCCGTGATGCGGCCTGGGAGCACGTCAACGCCGAGCTGTCGGCCGACCGTCCCGGTCGCCGCTGGGCGCCCGGGACGTCGTGGCAGACACTCGCCGCGGATCTCGCCGGCGACGTTGACGCCGCTCGAGGCGAGGGCCGGACGGAGGCGCTGGAGGCGGCTGACCGGGAAGCCAACCGGGCCGTCCTCGAGCACGACCGGGCCCGGCTGCACGAGGGTCGCCGGCAGCAAGCGATCGCCGCTGACCCGGCCGACCTGGACCCCGACACCCGGGACCGAGTGATCCGGGATGAGGAGTACGCCCGCAACCAGCACGACGGGAACGCCATCGCGTCCACATCCGCCGCGGCTGACCTGCGCGCCACCGCCGCATCGCTGGCACCAGCAGCCGACGTCGACCAGGACCAGCCCGAGGACGCCCGGCGTACGACGGCACCGCCGGCGTCACGACCGGCCGAACGGCCGGCGGTGTACGACCGGGCCGCGGGCGCCGACCTGAGCAACGTCGACACCGGCACCGCGAACGCCCGCAGGCAGGCCAGCGCCGCGTTCTCCCGGTCCACACCCGAGTCGGTCGGCGCCGCTCGCTCCCGTGCCGGCAACCGCGGCCGCAAACCGGCGAAGTCGGCCCTGTCGCCACGCCGCGGCCGCAACAACGACCTGGGTCGGTGA
- a CDS encoding DUF3560 domain-containing protein: MTRSDTADLHITHTSAEGTTIEGTARGDGTKPALVANRWRWSRNLGAWYLPHTRDRAPKRDAIEQTATDLRTAGFTVAVTIDATPRDQVEAEADRAERASDRAERFAQRAERRQADSDAAWNRAEQINQRFAGGQPILVGHHSQRGAERDQERAHALLGRSVEQQRQADEARRRAETAASEASGREEPHQVARRIDALTADVRRLERQTNGRPSEELDHARAQLEHWRHVRAQQVEAGQTRAYTREDIAPGDLIQIRRNEWERVTRVNAKTVTVYRPEGWNVARVRYHQIRDHRRPSQENAGESTT, encoded by the coding sequence ATGACCCGAAGCGACACCGCAGACCTGCACATCACCCACACCAGCGCCGAAGGGACCACGATCGAGGGCACCGCGCGCGGTGACGGCACCAAGCCGGCCCTGGTCGCGAACAGGTGGCGATGGAGCCGCAACCTGGGCGCGTGGTACCTGCCGCACACCCGAGACCGTGCGCCCAAGCGCGACGCGATCGAGCAGACCGCGACCGACCTGCGGACCGCAGGGTTCACCGTGGCGGTGACCATCGACGCCACGCCCCGCGACCAGGTCGAGGCCGAGGCCGACCGGGCCGAGCGCGCAAGCGACCGAGCCGAGCGGTTCGCCCAGCGAGCCGAACGACGCCAGGCCGACAGCGACGCAGCATGGAACAGGGCGGAGCAGATCAACCAGCGGTTCGCGGGAGGTCAGCCGATCCTCGTCGGCCACCACAGCCAGCGCGGAGCCGAGCGCGACCAGGAGCGCGCCCACGCTCTGCTTGGCCGCAGCGTCGAGCAGCAGCGCCAGGCCGACGAGGCCCGGCGCCGAGCCGAGACGGCAGCCAGCGAGGCCAGCGGCCGCGAGGAGCCGCACCAGGTCGCCCGCCGCATCGACGCACTCACTGCCGATGTGCGCCGCCTCGAGCGGCAGACCAACGGCCGCCCCAGCGAAGAACTCGACCACGCACGCGCGCAGCTCGAGCACTGGCGGCACGTACGCGCCCAGCAGGTCGAGGCAGGCCAGACGCGCGCCTACACCCGTGAGGACATCGCCCCCGGCGACCTCATCCAGATCCGCCGCAACGAGTGGGAACGTGTGACCCGCGTCAACGCCAAGACCGTCACGGTCTACCGGCCCGAAGGGTGGAACGTCGCCCGAGTCAGGTACCACCAGATCCGCGACCACCGGCGCCCGAGCCAGGAGAACGCGGGGGAGTCCACCACCTGA
- a CDS encoding relaxase/mobilization nuclease domain-containing protein: MSGATRYLYSDGKANEHTDQHMIAGSPGLVAEWGGYLDPVEAAELGRVIEASWRAQYVDQRAYAGAPGGGVSRESLHSSQASEREQVHVYHVTMSLDPSEGEYTDEQWATLAQEFVQGMGFETGRAEDSARWAAMRHGKSAKGNDHIHLLVNLVRNNGERVELSYTDPETGRAMRDMPYTQVLRRQMEDKHDFVVPLRDRGLDAKGRGASKYTRAEQRRGADRGAVPKGKGKGPVDPDRVYLQRVVRGAAQASRTEAEWVYNVLDAGIDIEPRWAPGGRDEVTGYSVQLDKPTAPDKSAGADSRVRFAGSKLAPDLSLTQLRKRWAANETDESRAAAITTWRGENMPPEHKPGTLNATPDLERAAAELSQWNDDLERLDPYDPIAWKVQTAHAAGTVSLIAARAGEDEVLRPLSDMADRYTRSSLAQPYDAERTPSYVKAQHVALAARHLNLALRAGGVDSSVDGWPYCSRWSAPHARSRPHATRTSAPTSRAPNCPPRALRPRR; encoded by the coding sequence ATGTCCGGCGCGACTCGTTACCTGTACTCCGACGGCAAGGCGAACGAGCACACCGACCAGCACATGATCGCTGGGTCTCCCGGTCTGGTCGCTGAGTGGGGCGGCTACCTAGACCCGGTCGAGGCGGCCGAGCTCGGGCGGGTCATCGAGGCTTCGTGGCGTGCGCAGTACGTCGACCAGCGCGCGTACGCCGGCGCCCCCGGTGGTGGTGTCTCGCGTGAGTCGCTGCACTCATCGCAGGCGTCCGAGCGTGAGCAGGTGCACGTGTATCACGTGACGATGTCGCTGGACCCGAGCGAGGGTGAGTACACCGATGAGCAGTGGGCGACGCTCGCGCAGGAGTTCGTCCAGGGCATGGGTTTCGAGACCGGGCGCGCGGAGGACTCCGCGCGCTGGGCCGCGATGCGGCACGGCAAGTCCGCCAAGGGCAACGACCACATTCACCTTCTGGTGAACCTGGTCCGCAACAACGGTGAGCGCGTCGAGCTGTCCTACACCGACCCCGAGACCGGGCGGGCGATGCGGGACATGCCGTACACGCAGGTGCTGCGTCGGCAGATGGAGGACAAGCATGACTTCGTCGTGCCGCTGCGCGACCGTGGTCTGGACGCCAAGGGCCGCGGTGCGTCGAAGTACACGCGCGCCGAACAGCGTCGCGGCGCGGACCGTGGTGCGGTGCCGAAGGGCAAGGGCAAGGGTCCGGTTGACCCGGACCGCGTGTACTTGCAGCGCGTCGTACGCGGCGCCGCTCAGGCATCGCGCACCGAGGCGGAGTGGGTCTACAACGTGCTCGACGCCGGTATCGACATCGAACCGCGCTGGGCGCCCGGTGGTCGTGATGAGGTCACCGGCTACAGCGTCCAGCTCGACAAGCCGACCGCACCCGACAAGAGCGCCGGTGCGGATTCACGAGTGCGGTTCGCCGGCAGCAAACTCGCACCGGATCTGTCTCTGACGCAGCTGCGCAAGCGGTGGGCCGCGAACGAGACAGACGAGTCACGCGCGGCCGCGATCACGACGTGGCGCGGGGAGAACATGCCGCCGGAGCACAAGCCGGGCACGCTCAACGCGACACCCGACCTCGAGCGGGCCGCGGCGGAGCTGAGTCAGTGGAACGACGACCTCGAACGGCTCGACCCCTACGACCCGATCGCGTGGAAGGTGCAGACGGCGCACGCTGCCGGCACCGTCAGCCTGATCGCCGCGCGCGCCGGCGAGGACGAGGTCCTGCGCCCTCTGTCGGACATGGCCGACCGCTACACACGCTCGAGCCTGGCGCAGCCGTACGACGCCGAGCGCACACCGTCGTACGTCAAGGCGCAGCATGTCGCACTGGCCGCACGCCACCTGAACCTCGCACTGCGCGCCGGCGGCGTCGACTCCTCCGTGGATGGTTGGCCGTACTGCAGCAGATGGAGCGCACCGCACGCGCGATCGAGGCCGCACGCGACGCGCACCAGCGCACCAACCTCGCGCGCGCCGAACTGTCCGCCACGCGCGTTGCGCCCGCGACGCTGA
- a CDS encoding thermonuclease family protein has product MTWVKGYTLKEGTPVRAHERRTAGGTAGLLAGALLVTGAAGTLTYQNNPTFRDRVKSWTGSANPGRAHTPIREGERHRLRVTRVLDGDTFRVRDDRGRDAGKVRVVGVDAPELAHDGARAQCYAKTATRDLRGMVDGRWVTVTTDPTQWKRDVYGRLLGYVSVEHGTTDVGAALIDHGSARAHEHGDIPTQRKAEYTARETTARARQAGRWRACS; this is encoded by the coding sequence ATGACGTGGGTCAAGGGATACACACTCAAGGAAGGCACACCGGTGCGCGCGCACGAGCGGCGAACCGCGGGCGGCACCGCCGGTCTGCTCGCCGGGGCGCTGCTGGTGACCGGCGCTGCCGGCACGCTCACCTATCAGAACAACCCCACGTTCCGGGATCGGGTGAAGTCCTGGACCGGATCCGCGAACCCCGGACGGGCGCACACCCCGATCCGCGAGGGCGAGAGGCACCGGCTGCGCGTCACACGGGTGCTGGACGGCGACACCTTCCGTGTACGCGATGACCGCGGCCGCGACGCCGGCAAGGTCCGCGTCGTGGGTGTCGACGCACCTGAGCTCGCGCACGACGGCGCGCGGGCGCAGTGCTACGCCAAGACCGCCACCCGCGACCTGCGCGGAATGGTCGACGGCCGATGGGTGACCGTCACCACCGACCCCACGCAGTGGAAGCGCGACGTCTACGGACGCCTGCTCGGCTACGTCAGCGTCGAGCACGGCACGACCGACGTCGGCGCCGCGCTCATCGACCACGGGTCCGCTCGAGCACACGAGCACGGCGACATCCCCACCCAGCGCAAGGCCGAGTACACCGCCCGCGAGACCACCGCCCGCGCACGACAGGCCGGCCGGTGGCGGGCGTGCAGCTGA
- a CDS encoding lysophospholipid acyltransferase family protein, with protein sequence MTDRAGTGGSPVAVRPPATGLRRHVRNAAGFALVWGASKVPHRVSFVRSAGIPRTGPVLVVANHLSMTEALALARTVIGHRRFPHALAMAEVFSWPVVGWLARQTGQIPVHRGTEAAAHALEVAAARLEHGQVVVIYPEGRLTREPDLRPGPGKTGAARLALNHPHVPVVPVGMWGPRPGSRHIWHRHRAHLVVGDPIDLTRWANRGNDTAAVAEATAAIMAAITALVETARGAPFDTSGAGADLTPPPRSTSN encoded by the coding sequence ATGACCGACCGCGCCGGTACCGGTGGCTCGCCTGTTGCCGTCCGACCACCCGCGACCGGGCTGCGCCGGCACGTCAGGAACGCGGCAGGGTTCGCCCTGGTCTGGGGGGCGTCGAAGGTTCCGCACCGGGTGAGCTTCGTTCGCTCAGCAGGAATTCCACGTACTGGCCCGGTGCTGGTCGTGGCCAACCATCTGTCCATGACTGAGGCCCTCGCGCTGGCGCGGACGGTGATCGGGCACCGCCGCTTCCCGCACGCGCTGGCGATGGCGGAGGTGTTCTCCTGGCCCGTGGTTGGTTGGCTCGCCCGCCAGACCGGGCAGATCCCCGTACACCGCGGCACGGAGGCGGCCGCGCACGCGCTCGAGGTTGCGGCCGCGCGGCTGGAGCACGGGCAGGTCGTGGTGATCTACCCCGAGGGCAGGCTCACCCGCGAACCGGATCTACGCCCCGGTCCGGGCAAGACCGGCGCGGCCCGACTCGCTCTGAACCATCCACATGTGCCCGTCGTGCCCGTCGGGATGTGGGGTCCGCGCCCTGGGAGCCGGCATATCTGGCACCGCCACCGTGCCCACCTGGTCGTCGGCGACCCGATCGACCTCACCCGATGGGCTAACCGGGGCAACGACACGGCTGCAGTAGCTGAGGCGACCGCAGCAATCATGGCCGCGATCACCGCTCTGGTCGAAACCGCCCGCGGCGCACCCTTCGACACCAGCGGCGCCGGTGCTGACCTCACCCCGCCGCCGCGCTCGACATCGAATTAA
- the mobC gene encoding plasmid mobilization relaxosome protein MobC: MAAAQGVSVPRLYERALWTGDAVAAERMSAIYSEVFGARRGIAMALSNVNQIAKVANSTGEVQLAQLLAVMEYLERQYEHFNAVLAQLPGGESPIVTKYENPRYLIEREQERDQ, from the coding sequence ATGGCCGCGGCGCAGGGCGTGAGTGTGCCGCGGCTGTACGAGCGGGCGCTGTGGACTGGGGATGCTGTCGCGGCGGAGCGGATGAGCGCGATCTACTCGGAGGTCTTCGGCGCACGTCGCGGCATCGCAATGGCGCTGTCGAACGTGAACCAGATCGCGAAGGTCGCCAACTCCACCGGTGAGGTGCAGCTGGCGCAGCTGCTCGCGGTGATGGAGTACCTGGAGCGGCAGTACGAGCACTTCAACGCCGTGCTCGCGCAGCTACCCGGTGGGGAGTCGCCGATCGTGACGAAGTACGAGAACCCGCGCTACCTGATCGAGCGTGAGCAGGAGCGCGACCAGTGA
- a CDS encoding zeta toxin family protein: protein MAVDLEQHQRVLTELAAPEGPLTATGRRATVNNPAWFGNGRPRPQRAQLHDRFLAEHRQAKPDAKADRQAVVLAGPPGAGKTSSLDRVLAERGSSRDEWLVINSDDFKDAILLEALRDGTYDAWLKDAQVRAAEARGHEFQPREFASLVHEESGRIAKDALQEAVGAGMNVVVDGTLSNRANAQQLLENLYRSGYSVTVVDVECTRQQSEGRAHGRWRDDRLAMEAGTGSDLVNTLGGRWVPSEVTSGLFPTGSDRSVAADVVDHLESTYDVEVIRYQLPEGAAVPERMGGEQAKDPGAQRARAFRSAVSPGRSPAGPSATRSSPGATRPFSGHRPSPNRGNDLDR from the coding sequence GTGGCCGTGGATCTTGAGCAGCACCAGCGTGTCCTGACCGAGCTCGCCGCACCGGAGGGGCCGTTGACGGCCACCGGCCGCCGCGCGACGGTGAACAACCCCGCATGGTTCGGCAACGGCCGCCCGCGGCCGCAGCGCGCGCAGCTGCACGACCGGTTCCTGGCCGAGCACCGCCAGGCCAAGCCCGACGCGAAGGCTGACCGGCAGGCGGTCGTGCTCGCCGGCCCTCCCGGCGCCGGCAAGACGTCGTCGCTGGACCGGGTCCTGGCCGAGCGTGGCTCGAGCCGCGATGAGTGGCTGGTCATCAACTCTGACGACTTCAAGGACGCGATCCTGCTCGAGGCGTTGCGCGATGGCACGTACGACGCCTGGCTGAAGGATGCCCAGGTGCGCGCGGCCGAGGCGCGCGGTCATGAGTTCCAGCCGCGCGAGTTCGCCTCACTGGTGCACGAGGAGTCAGGCCGCATCGCCAAGGACGCCCTGCAGGAAGCAGTCGGCGCCGGCATGAACGTCGTGGTCGACGGGACGCTGTCGAACCGCGCGAACGCCCAACAGCTGCTCGAGAACCTCTACCGGTCGGGATACAGCGTGACGGTCGTCGACGTCGAGTGCACCCGGCAGCAGTCCGAGGGCCGCGCGCACGGGCGCTGGCGCGACGACCGGCTCGCGATGGAAGCCGGAACCGGCAGCGACCTGGTCAACACGCTCGGCGGCCGGTGGGTGCCCTCAGAAGTCACTTCCGGGTTGTTCCCGACCGGGTCGGACCGGTCCGTCGCGGCCGACGTCGTCGACCACCTCGAGAGCACCTACGACGTCGAGGTCATCCGCTACCAGCTGCCCGAAGGCGCTGCCGTCCCTGAGCGTATGGGCGGCGAGCAAGCAAAGGACCCGGGCGCTCAGCGCGCCCGGGCCTTTCGCTCGGCGGTGTCTCCTGGTCGATCCCCAGCAGGTCCGTCCGCTACGCGCTCCTCTCCTGGAGCGACGCGGCCGTTCTCAGGACATCGTCCTAGTCCGAACCGGGGAAACGACCTCGACCGCTAG
- a CDS encoding helix-turn-helix domain-containing protein: MSDREIRYSAELRRRLELVLGDETPSEAQLSRMVRARPERLTMRTLEGLCEVLACEPGDLLTRPRTRQETTMSTYESPEELAEAIGLQYDPGSEDIIPGFPSEADWGWNASGLGTGPDQDGGRWLVTFARARADAAEGHLIGYEVDGRHQRTGRCVLIRSPWTAERDQTELHRAIREGWWEPNGLSTLHDLDARLIR, encoded by the coding sequence ATGAGTGACCGCGAGATCCGGTACAGCGCCGAGCTGCGGCGCCGGCTGGAGCTCGTCCTGGGTGATGAGACGCCCTCGGAGGCCCAGCTGTCGCGGATGGTGCGAGCCCGGCCGGAGCGTCTGACCATGCGGACCCTTGAGGGTCTGTGCGAGGTCCTGGCCTGTGAGCCAGGCGATCTGCTCACCCGTCCTCGAACCCGTCAGGAGACGACCATGTCCACCTACGAGTCACCCGAAGAGCTCGCCGAGGCGATCGGCCTGCAGTACGACCCGGGCAGTGAAGACATCATCCCGGGCTTTCCCAGCGAGGCCGACTGGGGCTGGAACGCCTCCGGGTTGGGCACTGGTCCCGACCAGGACGGCGGCCGTTGGCTGGTGACCTTCGCCCGAGCCCGTGCGGATGCGGCCGAGGGGCACCTGATCGGGTACGAGGTCGACGGCCGCCATCAGCGGACCGGTCGGTGCGTGCTGATCCGGTCGCCGTGGACAGCCGAGCGCGATCAGACCGAGCTCCACCGCGCGATCCGAGAGGGCTGGTGGGAGCCGAACGGCCTCAGCACCCTGCACGATCTCGACGCTCGCCTGATCCGCTAG
- a CDS encoding DUF4192 family protein, which produces MAATPTITPQGLATALPRMIGYQPRDMLCVVALAEQEGKATIVGVATVPREPEQEARLVAINAVRDLAAQRAEFFHLVGYEDAPGRVLPLMAAAEVEVSMSDAALLGSLLVSGGMVTDTVTQESAPLDEVSDDLTHLAPAPTHDRDGMVAAWAARGTLTPKDTGRPWVDAWVHVLEGTADDADVQAAAYALQDVDVRDVIIGTAATFPWPMPTDVGADVEPLRKFADRLNVDALRRAVVRLADGPDAVPFLTVAACLTYAAGRIETAMLRARLDALNAREHYRLAALILAIYDRAIGPKDLFRAR; this is translated from the coding sequence ATGGCTGCAACGCCCACCATCACGCCCCAGGGTCTGGCGACCGCACTGCCGCGCATGATCGGCTACCAGCCGCGCGACATGCTCTGTGTCGTCGCGCTAGCCGAGCAGGAGGGCAAGGCCACCATCGTCGGCGTCGCCACAGTGCCCCGCGAGCCCGAGCAGGAGGCGCGGTTGGTGGCGATCAACGCAGTCCGCGACCTGGCTGCACAGCGCGCAGAGTTCTTTCACCTGGTCGGCTACGAGGACGCACCCGGGCGGGTGCTTCCGCTCATGGCAGCCGCCGAGGTCGAGGTGAGCATGAGCGACGCCGCCCTACTCGGGTCGCTCCTGGTCAGCGGCGGCATGGTGACCGACACCGTCACTCAGGAGAGCGCACCGCTTGACGAGGTCAGCGACGACCTCACCCACCTTGCGCCCGCGCCCACCCACGACCGCGACGGCATGGTCGCCGCATGGGCGGCTCGGGGCACCCTCACGCCGAAGGACACCGGCCGGCCGTGGGTGGACGCATGGGTCCACGTCCTCGAGGGCACCGCAGACGACGCCGACGTGCAGGCGGCCGCCTACGCGCTCCAGGACGTCGACGTCCGAGACGTCATCATCGGCACCGCCGCCACCTTCCCGTGGCCGATGCCGACCGACGTCGGCGCCGACGTCGAGCCCCTGCGCAAGTTCGCCGACCGGCTCAACGTGGACGCGCTGCGCCGGGCCGTCGTGCGGCTTGCCGACGGCCCCGACGCCGTGCCCTTCCTCACCGTCGCGGCCTGCCTGACCTACGCCGCGGGCAGGATCGAGACCGCCATGCTGCGCGCACGGCTTGACGCGCTCAACGCGCGTGAGCACTACCGCCTTGCCGCTCTGATCCTCGCGATCTATGACCGCGCGATCGGCCCCAAGGACCTGTTCCGCGCCCGGTGA
- a CDS encoding single-stranded DNA-binding protein produces the protein MSTRVETTANLIKMPELEQSKTGKPYARVRALHTVRARNTSTGEWGDLETIAYDLVVFGQDAEGLCRTAPSGRKNLRVRFAGRLEVEVWQREDGTTGRSNKVVTDYIAPMWTQDLQLSTRGGAPAPTAPTPVDEDGWPIHGQA, from the coding sequence ATGAGCACGCGAGTCGAGACCACGGCCAACCTGATCAAGATGCCCGAGCTCGAGCAGTCCAAGACGGGCAAGCCATACGCCCGAGTCCGAGCCCTGCACACCGTGCGCGCACGCAACACCTCGACGGGGGAGTGGGGCGACCTCGAGACCATCGCGTACGACCTGGTCGTCTTCGGCCAGGACGCCGAGGGCCTGTGCCGCACCGCGCCGAGCGGTCGCAAGAACCTGCGAGTCCGGTTCGCCGGCCGCCTCGAGGTCGAGGTCTGGCAGCGCGAGGACGGCACCACCGGCCGATCCAACAAGGTCGTGACCGACTACATCGCGCCCATGTGGACGCAGGACCTGCAGCTCAGCACCCGAGGGGGCGCACCGGCGCCCACCGCACCGACTCCGGTCGACGAGGACGGCTGGCCGATCCACGGCCAGGCCTGA